A part of Myxococcus landrumus genomic DNA contains:
- a CDS encoding phage tail protein → MPNYYPPVGFHFQVEILGLPRDDNDLRFTEVSGLSLELGTEEVAEGGENRFIQKYPTRTKYPELVLKRGLLVSSKVLGWIRQCMEDSRIEPKNIDVKLLNEEHQPLLTWHVVGAYPTKWSVSDLNSTNNAVVIETLQLFYQSFRLDRS, encoded by the coding sequence ATGCCCAATTACTATCCGCCCGTCGGCTTCCACTTCCAGGTCGAGATTCTCGGCCTGCCCCGGGACGACAACGACTTGCGCTTCACCGAGGTGAGCGGTCTGTCCCTCGAGCTGGGGACCGAAGAGGTCGCCGAGGGCGGAGAGAACCGCTTCATCCAGAAGTACCCCACGCGGACGAAGTACCCGGAGCTGGTGCTCAAGCGCGGTCTGCTCGTGAGCTCGAAGGTGCTGGGTTGGATTCGGCAGTGCATGGAGGACTCCCGGATTGAACCCAAGAACATCGACGTGAAGCTCCTCAACGAGGAGCACCAGCCTCTTCTCACCTGGCACGTGGTGGGCGCCTACCCGACGAAGTGGTCGGTGAGCGACCTCAACTCCACCAACAACGCCGTGGTCATCGAGACCCTGCAGCTCTTCTACCAGTCCTTCCGCCTCGACAGGTCCTAG
- a CDS encoding CIS tube protein, whose protein sequence is MSDRGTLERLVIKAYEKADYSGQPLSQFEAYINPNEITLAYEMEYDSAQGSGTTNSRMNFKKVKPGDMSLTFFIDGTGASGRPASVQDKVEQFQSVTGYNGNIHRPNYLKVGWGTLQIKRCVLKSASIAYKMFKPDGVPLRAIITANFTDNSDDQTRVAMAQDQSPDLTHFRLVKAGDDLPSLCNQIYGDPRLYLQVARANGIDDFRNLVPGTKLRFPPLEK, encoded by the coding sequence GTGAGCGACCGGGGGACATTGGAGCGGCTGGTCATCAAGGCCTACGAGAAGGCGGACTACTCGGGTCAGCCGCTCAGCCAGTTCGAGGCCTACATCAATCCCAATGAAATCACGCTGGCGTATGAGATGGAGTACGACAGCGCGCAGGGCTCCGGCACGACGAACAGCCGGATGAACTTCAAGAAGGTGAAGCCCGGGGACATGTCCCTGACCTTCTTCATCGACGGCACCGGCGCGAGCGGCCGCCCCGCCAGCGTGCAGGACAAGGTCGAGCAGTTCCAGTCGGTGACGGGCTACAACGGCAACATCCACCGGCCCAACTACCTCAAGGTCGGGTGGGGCACGCTGCAAATCAAGCGCTGCGTGCTCAAGAGCGCGAGCATCGCCTACAAGATGTTCAAGCCGGATGGTGTGCCGCTGCGGGCCATCATCACCGCGAACTTCACGGACAACTCCGACGACCAGACGCGCGTGGCGATGGCGCAGGACCAGTCCCCGGACCTGACGCACTTCCGGCTGGTGAAGGCGGGCGATGACCTGCCCTCGCTCTGCAACCAAATCTACGGAGACCCGCGGCTGTACCTGCAGGTGGCGCGGGCCAACGGCATCGACGACTTCCGCAACCTGGTCCCCGGCACGAAGCTCCGCTTCCCGCCGCTGGAGAAGTAG
- a CDS encoding acyl carrier protein, with the protein MNQPQLLAGLTRYVAEEILEGDAEDLLPTTPLLELGILNSLETARMMTFVEKQYGITVPADAMRVENLSTLSAIADMVYACAQTRQA; encoded by the coding sequence ATGAATCAGCCGCAACTCCTTGCAGGACTGACCCGCTATGTCGCCGAAGAGATTCTCGAAGGGGATGCGGAGGACCTCCTTCCCACGACGCCCCTGCTCGAGCTCGGCATCCTCAACTCCCTGGAGACCGCGCGGATGATGACCTTCGTCGAGAAGCAGTACGGCATCACCGTGCCCGCCGACGCGATGCGCGTCGAGAACCTCTCGACGCTGTCCGCAATCGCAGACATGGTCTACGCCTGCGCACAGACACGCCAGGCGTAG
- a CDS encoding alpha/beta fold hydrolase, whose amino-acid sequence MSGSNAEAVSIVLVHGGFVDGSGWAGVHRLLVKQGFRVSVVQNPTLSLADDVAVTKRAIEAVAGPVLLVGHSYGGVVVSEAGMHPQVKGLVYIAAFAPDKGESVSSLISDPPPGAPVPPILPPRDGFLFLDNAKFHGAFAADLDTETAAFMAASQVPWGVEALAGAVSVPAWRHKPSAYLVATEDRMIPPPAQRNMAARAGASMTEVAGSHAVYVSQPKAVAEVIVAAARRLGPAR is encoded by the coding sequence ATGTCGGGGTCGAATGCGGAGGCGGTCAGCATCGTTCTGGTTCATGGAGGCTTCGTCGATGGCTCGGGTTGGGCTGGGGTCCATCGGCTCCTGGTGAAGCAAGGCTTTCGAGTGAGTGTCGTGCAGAATCCGACGTTGTCCCTGGCGGATGACGTGGCGGTCACGAAACGGGCCATCGAGGCGGTGGCAGGCCCCGTGCTGCTGGTGGGCCACTCGTACGGCGGCGTGGTGGTCAGCGAGGCCGGGATGCATCCCCAGGTGAAGGGGCTCGTCTACATCGCCGCGTTCGCGCCCGATAAAGGCGAGTCCGTCTCCAGCCTCATCAGTGACCCGCCGCCGGGCGCACCCGTCCCGCCCATCCTGCCTCCGCGCGACGGCTTCCTGTTCCTCGACAACGCGAAGTTTCATGGCGCGTTCGCCGCCGACCTTGACACGGAGACCGCCGCGTTCATGGCGGCCTCCCAGGTACCTTGGGGCGTCGAGGCGCTCGCGGGAGCGGTGTCCGTGCCTGCCTGGCGCCACAAGCCCAGCGCCTACCTGGTCGCCACGGAAGACCGCATGATTCCGCCCCCCGCGCAGCGGAACATGGCCGCGCGCGCTGGCGCCAGCATGACGGAGGTCGCCGGCAGCCACGCCGTCTACGTCTCCCAGCCGAAGGCGGTCGCGGAAGTGATTGTGGCGGCGGCGCGCCGCCTGGGCCCCGCGCGATAG
- a CDS encoding phage tail protein translates to MPAQYPVPVFHFTVEWGGSRVGFSEVGGLTQENQAIEYRDGSFLEYSSIKMPGLRKFSNVTLKRGIVKGDNQFFKWLSTVKLNTVERRNLIISLLNEEHQPVMVWKVMNAFPVKVEGPALKASGNEVAIESIELAHEGLELQSE, encoded by the coding sequence ATGCCAGCCCAATATCCAGTCCCTGTCTTTCATTTCACCGTCGAATGGGGGGGAAGCCGCGTTGGCTTCTCCGAGGTCGGCGGTCTCACCCAGGAGAACCAGGCCATCGAGTACCGGGACGGCTCGTTCCTCGAGTACTCGTCCATCAAGATGCCGGGGCTCCGCAAGTTCTCCAACGTGACGCTCAAGCGCGGCATCGTCAAGGGAGACAACCAGTTCTTCAAGTGGCTCAGCACCGTGAAGCTCAACACGGTGGAGCGCCGCAACCTCATCATCAGCCTGCTCAATGAAGAGCACCAGCCGGTGATGGTGTGGAAGGTGATGAATGCCTTCCCGGTGAAGGTGGAAGGGCCGGCGCTCAAGGCCTCGGGCAACGAGGTCGCCATCGAGTCCATCGAGCTGGCCCACGAGGGCCTCGAACTCCAGAGCGAGTAA
- a CDS encoding type I polyketide synthase, protein MTTDSTPRISDLPPLKLALLARKVESKLALALSEPIAIVGMGLRFPGGADSPESFWELLREGRDAIAPIPASRWDVDAYYDPTPGTPGKMYTRHGAFIRGVEDFDPQFFGISPREAARMDPHQRLLLEVTWEALERAGLSATDLKGSSTGVFVGMMNEDFSHLMTDATQIDLHTASGSGLSVAAGRLAYSLGLQGPTMAVDAACSSSLVTVHLACQSLRTRECDLALAGGISLILSPLTSVVNCAMRMLSVKGRCSTFDATADGFVRGEGCGMLVLKRLSDAVADRDPILALLRGSATNHSGQSSGLTVPNGNALAKVMRAALQTGGVEPEQVGYMEAHGTGTAIGDPIEMEALGRVFGPSHSKEEPLVVGSVKTNIGHTEGAAGVAGIIKVVLAMQHEEIPAHLNLETPNPNIRWDALPVLVPKERRRWARGAKRRIAGVTAFGFNGTNAHVLVEEAPLAPEPPAEVASSPRLLVLSARTAPALQELAGRYVEHFSSRRSFPDVCFTANTGRVAAPHRVAVVASSLAEARERLAGFVRGETVPGVWAGSGRQRPRLAFLFGGGERDGAAWGRRLFESEPVFRDAVVRCEEALGRPFASEFFRARGAGARPPGPSLALPGRFAVRCGLVHLWKAWGVAPSVVMGLGEGEFAAACAAGVLSWEDGVKLVATLGEQLERAAPGAELTLERAEHLAEVLSRFPEVFPLGLDGEGNGILSGARAAIEAVQAELLQRGSRAELRDTPHALTPTVWAAAREAVAAAARSKAHERPRVPWLSAHTGRSLESPGAEHWRGPQGTPAQWATALKALAGQGVSGCLDLGPGAGWTALGRRVEPMGERSWFSGLRSPEDDRAGLLESLAGLVALGAEVAWPEFYRDQSHDKVVLPTSCFQRSRYWFEQPAVAPAAKPDVFSSLKEENVEALAGQLDLIEQLTDEQVEALLGGQKGGG, encoded by the coding sequence ATGACGACGGATTCCACGCCCCGCATCAGCGACCTGCCGCCGCTCAAGCTGGCGCTGCTCGCGCGCAAGGTCGAATCGAAGCTGGCACTGGCACTGAGCGAACCCATCGCCATCGTGGGAATGGGCTTGCGGTTCCCGGGAGGGGCGGACTCGCCGGAGTCCTTCTGGGAGCTGCTGCGTGAGGGGCGCGACGCGATTGCGCCCATTCCCGCGTCGCGTTGGGACGTCGACGCGTACTACGACCCGACGCCCGGGACGCCGGGGAAGATGTACACGCGGCATGGTGCCTTCATCCGGGGCGTGGAGGACTTCGACCCGCAGTTCTTCGGCATCTCCCCTCGCGAAGCGGCGCGGATGGACCCGCACCAGCGATTGCTGCTGGAGGTCACCTGGGAGGCGCTGGAGCGCGCGGGCCTCTCCGCGACGGACCTCAAGGGCAGCTCGACGGGCGTCTTCGTCGGGATGATGAACGAGGACTTCTCGCACCTGATGACGGATGCGACGCAGATAGACCTGCACACGGCTTCCGGTTCAGGGTTGAGCGTCGCGGCGGGGCGACTGGCGTACAGCCTGGGATTGCAGGGGCCGACGATGGCGGTCGACGCGGCGTGCTCGTCGTCGCTCGTCACCGTGCACCTCGCCTGTCAGAGCCTTCGGACGCGCGAGTGTGACCTGGCGTTGGCGGGAGGCATCAGCCTCATCCTGTCGCCGCTGACGTCCGTGGTGAACTGCGCGATGCGAATGCTCTCGGTGAAGGGGCGTTGCAGCACGTTCGACGCGACGGCGGATGGCTTCGTGCGCGGCGAGGGCTGCGGGATGCTGGTGCTCAAGCGGCTGTCGGACGCGGTCGCGGACCGTGACCCGATTCTCGCGTTGCTGCGGGGCTCGGCGACGAACCACAGTGGCCAGTCCAGCGGGCTCACCGTGCCCAACGGCAACGCGCTGGCGAAGGTGATGCGGGCGGCCCTCCAGACCGGAGGCGTGGAGCCGGAGCAGGTGGGGTACATGGAGGCGCACGGCACGGGCACGGCCATCGGAGACCCCATCGAGATGGAAGCGCTGGGCCGCGTCTTCGGGCCCTCGCACTCGAAGGAGGAGCCGTTGGTCGTGGGCTCGGTGAAGACGAACATCGGCCACACCGAGGGCGCGGCGGGAGTCGCGGGCATCATCAAGGTCGTGCTCGCGATGCAGCACGAGGAGATTCCCGCGCACCTGAACCTGGAGACGCCCAATCCCAACATCCGCTGGGACGCGCTGCCCGTGCTCGTGCCGAAGGAGCGCAGGCGCTGGGCGCGAGGTGCGAAGCGGCGAATCGCGGGGGTGACCGCGTTCGGCTTCAACGGGACGAACGCACACGTCCTCGTCGAGGAAGCGCCGCTCGCGCCGGAGCCACCGGCGGAGGTCGCCTCTTCCCCTCGGCTCCTGGTCCTCTCGGCGCGGACCGCGCCAGCGCTCCAGGAGTTGGCGGGGCGGTACGTGGAGCACTTCTCGTCGCGGCGTTCCTTTCCGGATGTCTGCTTCACGGCGAACACGGGCCGGGTGGCGGCGCCTCACCGGGTCGCCGTCGTGGCGTCGAGCCTCGCCGAGGCACGCGAGCGGCTCGCGGGCTTCGTGCGTGGAGAGACGGTGCCCGGTGTCTGGGCGGGCTCCGGGCGGCAGCGTCCTCGCCTGGCCTTCCTGTTCGGAGGTGGGGAGCGGGACGGAGCCGCGTGGGGGCGGAGGCTCTTCGAGTCCGAGCCTGTCTTCCGGGATGCGGTGGTGCGCTGTGAAGAGGCGCTGGGCCGTCCCTTCGCCTCGGAGTTCTTCCGTGCGCGAGGCGCGGGGGCGCGTCCACCCGGCCCGAGCCTCGCGCTCCCAGGGCGCTTCGCGGTGCGATGTGGCCTGGTGCATCTGTGGAAGGCGTGGGGCGTCGCGCCATCGGTGGTGATGGGCCTGGGCGAGGGAGAGTTCGCGGCGGCCTGTGCCGCGGGCGTGCTCTCCTGGGAAGACGGAGTGAAGCTCGTGGCGACGTTGGGCGAGCAGCTCGAACGGGCCGCGCCGGGAGCCGAGCTGACCCTCGAGCGGGCAGAGCACCTCGCGGAGGTCCTCTCACGGTTTCCGGAGGTGTTCCCGCTGGGGTTGGACGGTGAGGGGAACGGGATTCTCTCGGGAGCACGTGCGGCCATCGAGGCGGTGCAGGCCGAGCTGCTCCAGCGAGGAAGCCGGGCCGAGCTGCGGGACACGCCGCACGCCCTCACCCCGACGGTGTGGGCCGCGGCACGAGAGGCCGTGGCGGCGGCGGCGCGCTCCAAGGCACATGAGCGCCCCCGTGTCCCGTGGTTGTCGGCGCACACGGGGAGGTCGCTGGAGTCTCCAGGTGCCGAGCACTGGCGAGGGCCCCAGGGAACCCCCGCGCAATGGGCCACCGCGTTGAAGGCCCTGGCCGGACAGGGCGTGAGCGGATGCCTGGACCTGGGACCTGGGGCGGGCTGGACGGCCCTGGGTCGTCGTGTGGAGCCCATGGGCGAGCGGAGCTGGTTCTCCGGCCTGCGGTCTCCAGAAGACGACAGGGCGGGGCTCCTGGAGAGCCTCGCGGGGCTCGTGGCGCTGGGGGCGGAGGTGGCGTGGCCGGAGTTCTACCGGGACCAGTCCCACGACAAGGTGGTGCTCCCGACGAGCTGCTTCCAGCGCAGCCGGTACTGGTTCGAGCAGCCCGCCGTGGCGCCTGCCGCGAAGCCCGACGTGTTCTCCTCGTTGAAGGAGGAGAACGTCGAGGCGCTGGCCGGACAGCTCGACCTGATTGAGCAGCTCACGGACGAGCAGGTCGAGGCGTTGCTCGGAGGCCAGAAGGGCGGAGGCTGA
- a CDS encoding helix-turn-helix domain-containing protein, which yields MTASHAAQRVERPFTSAFAAQLESRVLQRPNLLVGEFRSDAPDTLITGVVPRDDAYVLTLHLRERPRGDMRAENRCIQPRNFHAGHAGIVDLRSRLSSEYAGPFHYVSIYLKRPALGAYAEDAGARRLDELHHQPGVGFSDPVVQSLLLSLRPALAAPDEVSTLYADHVALALVTHLADSYGAFQAARTNLRGGLSPVHLRRVKELMDAHLDGSVSLGALARACGLSERHFARAFRETTGQPPHQWLMARRLEKARHLLESSSQSLSEIAGACGFAHQSHFTRSFTRALGTSPGVWRRQRLS from the coding sequence ATGACGGCCTCACACGCGGCTCAGCGGGTTGAACGCCCCTTCACCTCGGCCTTCGCGGCGCAGCTCGAGTCCCGGGTGCTTCAGCGTCCGAACCTGCTCGTGGGCGAGTTCCGGTCCGACGCGCCCGACACGCTCATCACGGGCGTGGTGCCGCGCGACGATGCCTACGTGCTCACGCTGCATCTGCGAGAACGGCCGCGCGGCGACATGCGCGCGGAGAACCGCTGCATCCAGCCCCGGAACTTCCACGCGGGGCACGCTGGCATCGTCGACCTGCGCTCGCGGCTGAGCTCGGAATATGCCGGGCCATTCCACTACGTGAGCATCTACCTGAAGCGCCCCGCCCTCGGCGCCTATGCCGAGGACGCGGGGGCACGCAGGCTCGATGAGCTGCACCACCAGCCCGGCGTCGGCTTCTCCGACCCGGTCGTGCAGAGCCTGCTGCTCTCGCTGCGCCCCGCGCTGGCGGCTCCCGACGAGGTCAGCACGCTCTACGCCGACCACGTGGCGCTCGCGCTCGTCACCCACCTGGCGGACAGCTACGGCGCCTTCCAGGCGGCACGCACAAACCTCCGTGGCGGACTGAGCCCGGTCCATCTCCGGCGCGTCAAGGAGCTCATGGACGCGCATCTGGACGGCTCGGTGTCTCTCGGGGCCCTCGCACGAGCGTGCGGACTCTCCGAGCGGCACTTCGCACGCGCCTTTCGTGAGACGACCGGACAGCCGCCGCACCAATGGCTCATGGCGCGACGGCTGGAGAAGGCCCGGCACCTGCTCGAGTCCTCCTCCCAGTCCTTGAGCGAAATCGCGGGAGCCTGCGGGTTCGCCCATCAGAGCCACTTCACCCGCTCGTTCACACGCGCGCTCGGCACGAGCCCAGGCGTCTGGCGGCGCCAGCGCCTGAGCTGA
- a CDS encoding DUF4255 domain-containing protein, which translates to MLDIALKFLAQELNAYLLTRTGSEFGKAEMTRLVDDTGKYVLKEDQLGVSLIHLEEERVLKSQMPETRLTGGKHVLLEPPLKLNLHILYAARFTHYDQALRYLAHVLTFFQAHPSFTPEAYPGLDGRIEKLTAELQSLSYEQVNQVWAFVGGKQLPSAIYKVRMVLLQDTAQTSIQQPLTQLDTHLHSR; encoded by the coding sequence ATGCTGGACATCGCGCTCAAGTTCCTGGCTCAGGAACTCAATGCCTATCTGCTCACCCGAACCGGTTCGGAGTTCGGGAAGGCGGAGATGACGCGGCTGGTGGATGACACGGGCAAGTACGTCCTCAAGGAGGACCAGCTCGGTGTCTCTCTCATCCACCTGGAAGAGGAGCGCGTCCTCAAGTCCCAGATGCCCGAGACACGGCTCACCGGAGGCAAACATGTGCTCCTCGAGCCACCGCTCAAGCTCAACCTGCACATCCTCTATGCGGCCCGGTTCACGCACTACGACCAGGCGCTGCGCTATCTCGCCCACGTCCTCACGTTCTTCCAGGCGCATCCCTCCTTCACGCCCGAGGCGTATCCCGGGCTGGATGGACGCATCGAGAAGCTGACCGCCGAGCTCCAGTCGCTCAGCTACGAGCAGGTCAACCAGGTCTGGGCCTTCGTCGGAGGCAAGCAGCTCCCCTCCGCCATCTACAAGGTCCGCATGGTGCTCCTCCAGGACACCGCGCAGACGTCCATCCAACAGCCGCTCACGCAGCTGGACACCCACCTGCACTCCCGATGA
- a CDS encoding phage tail sheath family protein produces MPTYRTPDVYVEEIQTFPPSVAEVGTSIPAFIGWTEKATKASANDLLLKPTKVYSTKEYEALFGFPAAPDIPVAVTEAGGVITASTVTPPTAWYLLYYAVKMFFDNGGAQCYVISVGTYSPTPSTSTFTLTGDASTSPVTGYGLQDGLDALSLEDEPTLVVIPESVNMSSGDYTTLVQAVLAQCNRLRDRFAIFDIHGGGASLDSAGLTANRGYFGNNFLKYGAAYYPFVKTAFNHFVNEGETNVKVALNGGSAAGLDTLKSSNTNVYNQVKQALKDHYITMPPSAAVAGVYAATDSARGVWKAPANMSLADVIEPVVKLDNLKQDDFNVDATTGKSINAVRAFAGKGTLVWGARTLAGNDNEWRYVNVRRFFSVVEESIKKSTYWAVFEPNDANTWVKVRGMIENYLTDKWREGALAGATPKDAFFVKCGLGSTMNPQDILEGRLNVEIGMAVVRPAEFIVLKFSHKLQTS; encoded by the coding sequence ATGCCCACCTACCGCACTCCCGATGTCTATGTGGAAGAAATACAGACGTTCCCTCCGTCCGTCGCGGAGGTGGGCACGTCGATTCCTGCCTTCATCGGCTGGACCGAGAAGGCCACCAAGGCCTCCGCGAACGACCTCCTGCTGAAGCCCACCAAGGTCTACTCCACCAAGGAGTACGAGGCCCTCTTCGGCTTCCCGGCCGCGCCGGACATCCCGGTCGCCGTCACCGAGGCGGGAGGTGTCATCACCGCGTCCACCGTCACTCCGCCCACCGCCTGGTACCTCCTCTACTACGCGGTGAAGATGTTCTTCGATAACGGCGGAGCGCAGTGCTACGTCATCTCCGTCGGCACGTACTCGCCCACGCCGAGCACGTCGACCTTCACCCTCACGGGCGACGCCAGCACCAGCCCCGTCACGGGCTATGGCCTGCAGGACGGCCTGGACGCGCTGTCCCTGGAGGACGAGCCCACGCTCGTCGTCATCCCCGAGTCGGTGAACATGAGCAGCGGCGACTACACCACGCTGGTGCAGGCCGTGCTCGCCCAGTGCAACCGGCTCCGGGACCGCTTCGCCATCTTCGACATCCACGGCGGCGGCGCGAGCCTGGACTCGGCGGGGCTCACCGCCAACCGAGGCTACTTCGGCAACAACTTCCTGAAGTACGGCGCGGCCTACTACCCCTTCGTCAAGACGGCCTTCAACCACTTCGTCAACGAAGGGGAGACGAACGTCAAGGTGGCGCTCAACGGAGGCAGCGCGGCGGGCCTGGACACCCTCAAGTCCTCGAACACGAACGTCTACAACCAGGTGAAGCAGGCCCTGAAGGACCACTACATCACCATGCCGCCCAGCGCCGCCGTGGCGGGTGTCTACGCCGCCACCGACTCCGCGCGAGGCGTGTGGAAGGCCCCGGCCAACATGAGCCTGGCGGACGTCATCGAGCCGGTGGTGAAGCTCGACAACCTCAAGCAGGACGACTTCAACGTCGACGCCACCACGGGCAAGTCCATCAACGCCGTGCGCGCCTTCGCGGGCAAGGGCACCCTGGTGTGGGGCGCTCGCACGCTGGCCGGCAATGACAACGAGTGGCGCTACGTGAATGTCCGCCGCTTCTTCAGCGTGGTGGAGGAGTCCATCAAGAAGTCCACCTATTGGGCGGTCTTCGAGCCCAATGACGCGAACACCTGGGTGAAGGTGCGCGGGATGATTGAGAACTACCTCACCGACAAGTGGCGTGAGGGAGCACTCGCGGGCGCCACGCCGAAGGATGCCTTCTTCGTCAAGTGCGGCCTCGGTTCGACGATGAACCCGCAGGACATCCTCGAGGGACGGCTGAACGTCGAGATTGGCATGGCGGTGGTGCGGCCGGCCGAGTTCATCGTCCTGAAGTTCTCCCACAAGTTGCAGACGTCCTGA
- a CDS encoding RICIN domain-containing protein has product MTTTLTALRFRQLRASPPSTTQGAPLKHTFAAQTALALMLLSSSAPAFEIRNMTNDKCLDVYAYLGHNGARTASWECWGGPNQQWYWNGEEIRSAMNDKCLDIFGSNTNDGAQVTIWDCNGGDNQHWYWDGNMLRSRLNGKCLEIYGFSDNNGALINTWDCSNGLNQQWYLR; this is encoded by the coding sequence ATGACAACCACCCTCACCGCACTTAGGTTCCGCCAGCTTCGAGCCTCACCCCCATCAACAACTCAAGGAGCCCCCTTGAAACACACGTTCGCAGCACAGACGGCCCTCGCGCTCATGCTCCTCTCATCGTCGGCGCCTGCCTTTGAAATCAGGAACATGACGAACGACAAGTGCCTGGACGTCTACGCCTACCTTGGCCACAACGGCGCGCGAACCGCCTCGTGGGAGTGTTGGGGCGGTCCCAACCAGCAGTGGTACTGGAATGGCGAGGAGATTCGCAGCGCCATGAACGACAAGTGCCTGGACATCTTCGGCAGCAACACCAACGACGGGGCGCAGGTCACCATCTGGGATTGCAACGGTGGCGACAATCAGCACTGGTACTGGGATGGCAACATGCTCCGCAGCAGGCTCAACGGAAAGTGCCTGGAGATCTACGGCTTCAGCGACAACAACGGGGCGTTGATCAACACCTGGGACTGCTCGAACGGTCTCAACCAGCAATGGTATCTGCGCTAG
- a CDS encoding DUF5908 family protein, translated as MPLIVDEVVITVEVTNAAAGGASPASGGGGGSTEDKQALISECVEQVMELLRQREER; from the coding sequence ATGCCGCTCATCGTCGACGAGGTCGTCATCACCGTGGAGGTCACGAACGCGGCAGCGGGGGGCGCATCTCCGGCCTCTGGCGGTGGCGGCGGGAGCACCGAGGACAAGCAGGCACTCATCAGCGAGTGCGTCGAACAGGTGATGGAGCTGCTGCGGCAGCGAGAGGAGCGCTGA